The following coding sequences lie in one Frondihabitans peucedani genomic window:
- a CDS encoding mannosyltransferase family protein, producing the protein MLERDVATTRVAFADPARVPSRLFQAAQRLPAWGAVLVIYGLSRVFSTLLLFVTYRIAATNPGQFADSYVDGGGTKGFFGFLNVWDARFYTTIAQHGYPHVLPETASGAVQPNAWAFLPVFPWTVRILAQITGWDTGAVAAGVATVFGALAALALHRFLSMRVDPLGAIWGTTFFCFGAMAFTLEVGYAESMFLFFLFAGLLSLMERRYVTLMWCGILASFTRPGALALALALLIVVVHRFWKHPDEFPRAERFTAIVAGFGIAAAGLAWPLVAAAVTGRSDAYLKTEMSWWKGVIGYTPDHFVPLSPWFLMAVRYLGLLGIVVVLGVVALFVWGMRKPSLRRLGFDIRAFLTSYSLYLFAVFLPQQSLPRLIMPLAPLVAVDSITHQRAIRRLCLASGMALQVTCVVIMWLMGPP; encoded by the coding sequence GTGCTGGAGAGAGACGTCGCGACGACCCGGGTCGCGTTCGCCGACCCCGCCCGAGTGCCGTCGCGGCTGTTCCAGGCGGCGCAGCGGCTCCCCGCCTGGGGTGCGGTGCTCGTCATCTACGGCCTGTCTCGCGTGTTCTCCACGCTCCTGCTCTTCGTCACCTACCGGATCGCGGCGACGAACCCGGGCCAGTTCGCGGACTCCTACGTCGACGGCGGCGGCACCAAGGGCTTCTTCGGATTCCTGAACGTCTGGGACGCCCGGTTCTACACGACCATCGCGCAGCACGGCTACCCGCACGTCCTTCCCGAGACCGCGAGCGGCGCCGTGCAGCCGAACGCGTGGGCGTTCCTGCCCGTGTTCCCGTGGACCGTCCGCATCCTGGCTCAGATCACCGGCTGGGACACGGGCGCCGTCGCGGCCGGCGTCGCCACGGTCTTCGGCGCGCTGGCCGCTCTCGCCCTGCACCGGTTCCTGTCGATGCGCGTCGACCCGCTCGGAGCGATCTGGGGCACCACGTTCTTCTGCTTCGGCGCCATGGCCTTCACTCTCGAGGTCGGCTACGCCGAGAGCATGTTCCTGTTCTTCCTCTTCGCCGGGCTGCTCTCGCTGATGGAGCGGCGCTACGTCACGCTGATGTGGTGCGGGATCCTGGCGTCGTTCACCCGCCCCGGGGCCCTCGCGCTGGCGCTCGCACTGCTGATCGTCGTCGTGCACCGGTTCTGGAAGCACCCCGACGAGTTCCCGAGGGCGGAGCGCTTCACGGCCATCGTCGCCGGGTTCGGCATCGCAGCCGCCGGGCTCGCCTGGCCGCTGGTCGCAGCCGCGGTCACGGGTCGGAGCGACGCCTACCTCAAGACCGAGATGTCGTGGTGGAAGGGCGTCATCGGCTACACGCCCGACCACTTCGTGCCGCTGTCGCCGTGGTTCCTGATGGCGGTGCGCTACCTCGGCCTCCTGGGCATCGTCGTCGTGCTGGGCGTGGTCGCCCTGTTCGTCTGGGGCATGCGGAAGCCGTCGCTCCGGCGGCTCGGCTTCGACATCCGGGCGTTCCTCACCTCGTACTCGCTCTACCTCTTCGCGGTGTTCCTGCCGCAGCAGAGCCTGCCGCGGCTCATCATGCCGCTGGCCCCGCTCGTCGCGGTCGACAGCATCACGCACCAGCGGGCGATCCGGCGCCTGTGCCTCGCGTCGGGCATGGCGCTGC